The Setaria viridis chromosome 6, Setaria_viridis_v4.0, whole genome shotgun sequence genome includes the window TCTTACTTCGAATGAGTTTGCATTACCGTTGCTGTGCGTTTCAGCTAGCTGTTGGAAGTATGCATGAGGCCATATAGCTGCAAATGCATAGGAAAATAAACACTTGGTAAAGTATACTGACAGAAGTCCAGAATCTCatcagcatatatatatatataggtaccATCATTGTCAAAGGGATACGGGAAGAACTGCAGGTAACAGAATGAAGCAACTGTAAGAcctgaaaagaagaaagaagatttAGACTTGCACTCCCCGTAGGACTTCTGAGTGTGAAGGTATTATAAATGTTGAATACAAAAAATATATCAAAGTAGCAAACCTAAGATGCCTCCTGCAAACACATCTTGCCAGTGATGCCAGTAATCATCAACCCGAGAAACTGCAACAAGAGACGCAACAAGGAGAGGCAGAAATACTAGGCACAGTTTTGCAATATGACCTTTGCGATCAAAAGCTTTAAGTTTGCCAGCCAAGTACCACGCAAGAAAACCTAGACCAGCAAAAGACCCTGCAGAAGATGAGAGAGGGTAGGAACAGGTTCATCAGGTCATCTGCTGAAACAATAGGGGGAATACCATATTATAGCTAATAGGGTAACCAAATAGAAATTCTCAAAGCTGCAATGACTATTGAGATTATGAAATGGTAAACAACCTGCTCAGTAGGTGATCCATGCTCGAAAATGTGCTGAAACCATATGTTGCTAATATGTATCGTTCATATTGCCAGTCATGCCATGGAAATTGTGTAATGTCTAATGTGTGACAGggatgatgaaaaggataatCATCTGATTGTCAGACATTAGCAAGAAAAGAACAGCAATTCCAAATGCACAGTAGCTAAATCATTCTAAGTGCATACATAACATGAAAGGGCAGAAATCAAAGGATCTTATCCAATTAAAGGAAAGCTTTAGTTATAATATAACAGCATATTCAGGCTAGAGGTATTCATGTAGACAACAATTGTGTCAGCACTGCATGAAAACATTGAACTTTGCCTTTTTAATCCTTACTCTGACTAGCTGTATGCTTATTTCTCATTTCTTATTAGCATACTGGTACTATTTAAGTGTTACCTTTCCTCTAGAAAAGGATGAAACTACACTAGAACGTATTTAATAAAAAGACTTGATATTACATAAATGAAGTCTGTCTTTTTTCAATGATCGACTCACCCCGAAATTCTTATATAGGAGTGAACCAACAGAACAAATTATTGGCTAATGCAATAGAATAAACAAGGACTAAAGTAAACTGATTGACTAGTACAAGGATTCAGAAGAGCAAGTGATGTATACAAACAATCACAATAATTGCCTGAAATCAGACAGTTATGATAACTGCATGCCAAAATAGTGGACCAATGAACAAATTAGTCACAAGCTACAAACTGTCACTAGGAACATAATGGACATAATGTACCAGGTCATTTAGTTTCTTACATGAAGAATGTCCACTTGGGAAGCTCTTGTGACCTTCTTTGATGACACTCTTTTCTCCATGACAAATGACATCAGTGGTGACATTATCATAATTCTAGAAAACAAACATAGGACTTGGTGACTACATGTGGTTTGAAAGCATGTCAATAGGAATGAATTCTTCATATGCGAAAAAAAGGCATTGGTGGAAGAACTTTACAGGTATGCCGTCAGGGAAACAACGCCAAAAGAAGTCTGGGCGAGGGCGGCCAACACCATCCTTAATTGCATCAGTAATCACAGCAGTTATAAGCACTGAATATAAAATCCCTGTACAAATTTTATAGTTCAGCACAAAATGATGGTGCCACTGAATAACTCAATATTAAAATACTGAGAGTGAAAAGTACCTAGTATGCCATGGTGTAAATCATagacatttttctttttaaagtAAATTCCAGCAAAGACAACCCAGGGTAGCACTATTGCAATAAGCTGTAATCAAGAAAAAGCTAGACGCTTGAGAAACAAATTGTGCATAGCACACAATTAAATTGATACATGAAGTCATAAGAAAATGTGAAGTAAAGCAAGAACATACTGGAACAGCCCAAAATGGAATTGTGTTGCCCTTTAGAGGATAGCGCAAGTCAGCCATCATATCCCGTCCAACAAAGCGGTGAAAAGGCTCAATTATGTTTAACAGTCCATCCAGGACAGCAAGACAGAGAAGTATGATCCAGTCATACATATGTAATCTTGCCACTTTGGGACCATGGGACCTTATAGTGTGGCATCCTAGCTGGATATCAGCCATTCTCCCCTAAAATGGAAGAGCAAAAGAAAGAACTTCACAGTGAGCAAATAAAAGTACACATGGATTATATATGTCATATGTTAGGAGTGTGCAAATGAAACAAGAAGGGAATCGTCAAACATCTCCAGGTAGATTGAATTCTCATGCTGTCTAAAGCTTGCTAGTTTTCAATGTTACGAAAGCAATAAAAATTTATTCCATAAAGCTTTTTAACATCCGATAACAGAAACCCTGTAAACATTTACAATGAATCGAAAAGAACCAAACTTACAAGTTAGTAGCAGTCAGAAAATCAGTTCAATGGCATCATATAGATTTGAAAGAAACAATCACAGAAACTGCCACACAACTATGAAGTCCAATATAATCATAGCAAGGGCAAGGTCAGGAAAGAGAATGTTTTTAAGAATATCTAGCGGTAATATGCATCTGTCCATTTTAAGTTTATTAGAAATAGGACTACGTCTAACTTGAGGTAGTGGCAAGTGGCAACCACACTTTCATGGTTCAAGCATTGGATAGCTTCCCCTTCAACAGAATATGCGGCATGGTACATAGCCAATGTAACTTGAAGGGCTATTGGTGGAAGCAATACAAGTACTATTTCTTGCAACTCAGGGCGAAGTAATCCATTTAATTGTTTATGCATAAAAAATATGATAAAAGCTTCAGGCAAACTAGGTGGTGTTTGAAAGAACCATAAATTCAAAACAATCACCCGCTTTGGGATTGACTTAACTACCACAAAACTGAGGCATTGCATGTGTAAGTCTGCTCGGCAGCTATAAAGTGCAAAAAATGTCAATCGAGGGAACAAGAGGGTCGGAACTTCCATTGTGCCGAAGCAGAAAAATGCTAACTCTATCACTGTAATTAAAATTTGTGAACAGATCCTATTGCGTAGAAGCAATTAGTGACTAGTAACTCCAGAAAAAATGAGACTGTAGAAGCACAAAAGCTTGAAGATCAATAGCAGTACACTGGTTGACACCAGCTGCCAATTCCCTCTAAACTAGACAATGATTTTTTACTGAAACGCAGGGTCCAAAAATTTCCTCCTTTGCAACCTTAGGCATCTAATCTAATCATATTAAGCTCGTAAGCATTTCTCATTCAGGGAAAAAATGAAAACATTCCCCACTTAGCAACATTTAAACCTAATTTTTGTACCGCAAGGACATACTCCTGAGCACAAGAGAAACAGAAATATGGAGAGCTTAAGAACTCACTCCTCCCTTTTCCTCACTGATAAGGCGCTGATTCAGATCGATTCCCGGACACCTCGGCCGCGACGCAAGAACTGCCCAAAAAGTATCTCATTTAATCAGCGAAAGAACGCAGCCGCAAAGAATGTTACAGCAACGGGAGTGGAGAACTCCAACGCTCAGAGTCTCCTGAAACACACTTACCACTCCGAATCAGggaatccgccgccgccgccgtcgcgagcAGCCGAGCGAGGCGGTCCCGAACGGATTCCGCCGGAACAGAAGGCAAAGGCCAAGACCTTGTCTCTCACCGCCGCAATCTGGGTATCTGTACTTCATCATTTCAAATATaacgaaaagaaaagaactCAATCGGGCTCGCGGCACAAGAATCTTCCAAAGGCAACTTTATTTTAataaaaagcaaaagaaaagaggaagggATAAGTGAAAAGAGGGCGAGCGCGTGTTCTTGCGGGGCGGACCTGCAACGGAACGGGACGGGTTCCTCGAATATCTGGCCGTCGGCCGCCGGAGTTGTGCGCGGCTGGGGAGCCTGGGCTCACACtaggccaccaccgccgctggaGATAGGAGATGGCAGTGGACGAGACACTAGCGATGACGGCCGACGGGAGGAGATGGATGGCCTCGCTCTGTCGTGATCCCAGCCGTCGGATGGACGGTGGAGTGGGCGCCGGCCCATCTCGCGGATAATCGGATTAGCCGGAAAAGCTGTTCCCGTTTCGTCGCCGGCTCTGTTACCGACAATTTGGGTCAAGCGGGGTTGAAGACTGCACCGCTGGCTTTCTTTGCTGATGTTTGGAAGATTGAGATAGGTAGGGGGCGAAAGTTGTAGCGTGCTCCGTTTCAGTAGCAAGTCCTTTTCGCAGACCAATCGAAACACAACGGCCCTCTATAAAAGTAAAGTACTTTGTAAATTCATGGCTTGACAGAAAAGTTCAAGTTTAGAGTAACtccattaaaaaaaaattcccaaaactatgtattgagGATTCTACTAAAAATTTCTTTCCCCAAAATCATGTCATACTACAGCACATCCTTAATAATAAATTCTTCAATATCCTCAGCTGGGCCGCCATGAACGTGGTGAGGCTCAGCCACCTCCACACAGTCTTGCTCCCGGCGTCCTCCCCACCTCACTCGCCCAGCTTGCCACTGAAACGCGCCTCCTCGttgtggaggagctgctgggcTCCGCAGCCCACCACGCTGGAGGAGAAGACACGGCAGTGTACTTGGAAGACAAAGCCCACCGTTAAGTGACCACGAGCCTCACGGATCCCTGAGCTCCAGCCACCGGCGACCTCTCACTCACCCAGCTGAACAACAACACCACGCTCGCACACGCAAGCAAGCAGCCAGGAACGAACGCGACGTGACCCCAGTAGATAGAGACAGAGGAAGAAGCAGGAGGCAGCTATGGACTGGATGCTGTTGGAGCAGCTCGCTGGGAGGCGCTACAGAGGTGTTGAGCGCGGTGCGGGGCACGCTCTTCTACCGCTCCACTGCTAAAAAAATTGGTGGGAAGGAATATGCGAGCGGTGGGGGTGATTGGGGAGGCGCATTCGACGTGAAAATATGCGGGGCGACGGGGAGTTTTTAGCATCGCTATATTTTTTCGGAAACAACAAGGACTTGTTGAAGCCTAAGTTCTTGTATTTTTCTTCCAAAATAAGATTTAGGGGTAATATAAGGGGGCTTTTGGAGTAGCTCTGTTCAACAACTACTGCTCCATTTCCTTACTTTGTGCAGATGGTGAGTGACAATTGTCAGCATCCTCTATGTGAATCCATGGCTTATTAGGAGAGAAGTCCAAGTTGAGATATGTTTTTAGGTATGCTGTTTGACACTCTTTGACTTATAACAGGCTTCCTAGGGAATCACGAGGATGTCCGTACATGATAATCGTAATTCCTGTATCACTCCAGTTAAACACGGTGAGGTGTCAACCACCAACTGGAATCACTTGAAGAGCATGTGCTTTCAGAGACCAGACAAATGCATCATCCGGCAATGGTCCCGGCATGATGAGCTGGCCAACAGCGCACATGACACGACGCGGGCACGTTGCCACTCCTTCTCTTTCGGGTAGGCCAGCAGGTAACTTGGATGGATCTCAGCTCATAGTCTTGCCAACCGGAATATCAAAGCGAAAAAGGAGATCAGACTCATTATTCCCGACTTTCCAAAGCTGTGGCTGCGGCTGGGCACCATCGTCATTCTATGGGGAGAAAGATAAAAACAAAAGCCTAAGCACCGCTAGTCACCATATTGCACAATGCTTTGCAGGCAAATAAACATCCATAAAGTCTATAAAGCCTTTTGACTGCTCCAGGGACCAACGGTTTGttggatttagtgaccggcagtccacctagAGGTACCAGATGGTTAATTTGTGGGCAGAGAGGATCGCAAGACCATAAATTTGATGCTAACACAAGGCATAAAATAcagagatttatacaggttcggttcgctagtgtagcgtaataccctacgtcctgtttggagaATTGTATTGCGTCCTACCTCGGGTGTTGGTTGTTATGTTGAAGGATTGGATCGGTTCCcctcctaggggtacccctagCTCCCCTTATATACTCCGAGGGGTAGGGTTAAATGGCAGGACCCTAGTTAGTTACTATAGATGagatctagtcggattacaacacgtgAGGAGCCCTAACTGGACTCTATCTTcggccttcttcatcaagtcagGCCGGCCCATCAGTGGTCGGCTGGACCCTCCATGAGGGTACTTGGCTATCTATAAccgtcaagcccccgagcgGTGTGGAGTTGAACGGCAGCCCGACACGAATGCCGAGTTGGATAAGCTTCGCCCGAGTGCTTTCGTCGTCTGGTTGGCGAAaggctgcacagtgctcaaaGAACAATCCTTGATCTTGTAGTCTTTGTCTTGTGAAACTGTgacggatccacttcggatctgttaaacatgatttagccgcctgatacgcgacgctcatgcttAAGCGGAGTAAACACGAAgggccgtcggatttcctccgatttaaccacttgaacaggacctttttagcagactcacacgaaggtgagcggttccagagagtacaacaagtccaccgagttaacaacttaaccacttagctTAGTTACGAAATAAACATAAGAGTTTTACAGGATTttcagaaaaacaacagaaggtaaaacactagcggaagcaatcgtcggggtcggacatccctggtgaggccagccgggacatcactgatccctcttctcgccgtccgaggagggatcccactctaccgtccaacccggagggagctggggcagccaagtgccagcaggagaagggtcgggggtagcaacttcacctgaaaaacaggagccacaacaaggctgagctactaagctcaacaagacttaaccgacaggagtaaaactactcc containing:
- the LOC117861089 gene encoding lipid phosphate phosphatase 2 — encoded protein: MADIQLGCHTIRSHGPKVARLHMYDWIILLCLAVLDGLLNIIEPFHRFVGRDMMADLRYPLKGNTIPFWAVPLIAIVLPWVVFAGIYFKKKNVYDLHHGILGILYSVLITAVITDAIKDGVGRPRPDFFWRCFPDGIPNYDNVTTDVICHGEKSVIKEGHKSFPSGHSSWSFAGLGFLAWYLAGKLKAFDRKGHIAKLCLVFLPLLVASLVAVSRVDDYWHHWQDVFAGGILGLTVASFCYLQFFPYPFDNDAIWPHAYFQQLAETHSNGNANSFEVRPAELEDEEGHGGIALRDTSPILESMESGRRP